Proteins found in one Erwinia sp. SLM-02 genomic segment:
- a CDS encoding alkylhydroperoxidase domain protein, translating into MTQSQDLLHKLADIAADSPLAEARLTREAATTHTQGSYDVLFSGNDSGDFPLSLRVALAEQIARWHGEESLAAHYAGRITTAPQEDRLASALAHAELLTFKPASAEPSHLQALEQAGWSKEAIVTLSQLVAFISFQSRLLRGYRLLNGENGSAASAQPVTAAAWRTEPQTLSGKNAPPAFTREELGWEPWLAAKPLAEFNALEKATLAKFGHTDSDYFRLLARNLPLLEQRTLADKGIFFTSGGLPRKERELAATVASKVNGCIFCASVHARKAAQLSKQPEDVQRLIDTAPGKPLAVDQSPRWLALIDLAASLSATPPTASVQQLTVLREQGLGELELVDLIQSTAFFAWANRLMLTLGEPYTETV; encoded by the coding sequence ATGACTCAGTCTCAGGATTTACTGCATAAACTGGCCGACATTGCGGCAGACAGCCCGCTGGCAGAAGCCCGCCTGACCCGCGAAGCGGCCACCACGCATACCCAGGGCAGCTATGACGTGCTGTTCAGCGGCAATGATTCAGGCGACTTCCCGCTCTCCCTGCGCGTGGCGCTGGCAGAGCAGATTGCCCGCTGGCACGGCGAAGAATCGCTGGCGGCGCACTATGCCGGACGGATCACCACGGCCCCGCAGGAGGATCGACTGGCCTCCGCGCTGGCACACGCCGAGCTGCTGACCTTTAAACCGGCGAGCGCCGAACCGTCACATCTGCAGGCGCTGGAGCAGGCGGGATGGAGTAAAGAAGCCATCGTGACCCTCTCTCAGCTGGTGGCGTTTATCAGCTTCCAGAGCCGTCTGCTGCGCGGCTATCGCCTGCTGAACGGCGAGAACGGTTCGGCGGCCAGCGCACAGCCGGTGACCGCGGCCGCCTGGCGCACCGAACCGCAGACCCTGAGCGGGAAAAATGCGCCACCGGCGTTTACCCGCGAGGAACTGGGCTGGGAGCCGTGGCTGGCGGCCAAACCGCTGGCCGAGTTCAACGCGCTGGAAAAAGCCACGCTGGCCAAATTCGGCCACACCGATTCTGATTACTTCCGCCTGCTGGCCCGCAATCTGCCGCTGCTGGAGCAGCGCACGCTGGCCGATAAAGGGATCTTCTTCACCTCCGGCGGGCTGCCTCGCAAGGAGCGTGAGCTGGCCGCCACCGTCGCCAGTAAGGTTAACGGCTGTATCTTCTGCGCCTCGGTTCACGCCCGCAAGGCCGCGCAGCTGTCAAAACAGCCGGAAGACGTTCAGCGCCTGATAGATACGGCCCCCGGTAAACCGCTGGCGGTGGATCAGTCCCCGCGCTGGCTGGCGCTGATCGACCTGGCCGCTTCACTTTCCGCCACACCGCCAACCGCCAGCGTTCAGCAGCTGACGGTGCTGCGCGAACAGGGGCTGGGCGAGCTGGAGCTGGTGGACCTTATACAGTCAACGGCGTTCTTCGCCTGGGCCAACCGCCTGATGCTGACCCTCGGCGAGCCGTACACCGAAACCGTCTGA
- a CDS encoding putative FMN-dependent luciferase-like monooxygenase, with protein sequence MTAKRLGFFTRLLDKTSAQERYHLATLQIQHAERWGFDTAWVAQHHFHEHEGGLPSPLLFLASVAAQTSRIRLGTAIITLPMENALRVAEDAAVLDLLSHHRLELGLGSGGTPTSFLPFDLTFEQRAEAFSANLDTLLQAWGNAPLAHEDNRLYPAAPQLAGRLWQATFSVAGAARAGTAGHGLMLSRTQPRPAGQPSLPLDAIQNPLIDAYLEALPPGIEPRILASRTAFVSRDGHEARRLALPGLTAQAEQHRAAGHVVPGDTLDDYLAAFDAHLGTPEQVIASLRQDTTLPRVTDISFQVHSIDPPHQHILTSIELLATDVAPALGWRPAVTVQNLKETV encoded by the coding sequence ATGACCGCTAAACGTCTTGGATTTTTCACCCGCCTGCTGGACAAAACCAGCGCGCAGGAACGCTATCACCTGGCCACGCTGCAGATTCAGCACGCCGAACGCTGGGGATTCGATACCGCCTGGGTCGCCCAGCACCACTTCCATGAACACGAGGGCGGCCTGCCCTCCCCGCTGCTGTTCCTCGCCAGCGTGGCGGCGCAGACCTCGCGTATTCGTCTGGGCACGGCGATTATCACTCTGCCGATGGAGAACGCGCTGCGGGTGGCGGAAGATGCTGCCGTGCTCGATCTGCTGAGCCACCACCGCCTTGAGCTGGGGCTGGGGTCCGGCGGCACGCCCACCTCTTTCCTGCCGTTCGATCTGACCTTCGAGCAGCGCGCCGAGGCGTTCTCGGCCAATCTGGACACGCTGCTGCAGGCCTGGGGCAACGCGCCGCTGGCCCATGAGGATAACCGACTGTATCCGGCCGCGCCGCAGCTGGCCGGGCGTCTCTGGCAGGCCACGTTCTCGGTTGCCGGGGCCGCACGGGCCGGGACCGCAGGTCACGGGCTGATGCTGTCGCGCACCCAGCCGCGCCCGGCGGGCCAGCCGTCGCTGCCGCTGGATGCGATTCAGAACCCGCTGATCGATGCCTATCTGGAGGCGCTGCCGCCCGGGATTGAACCGCGCATTCTGGCTTCACGCACGGCGTTTGTCAGCCGCGACGGTCATGAAGCCCGCCGCCTGGCCCTGCCGGGGCTCACCGCACAGGCGGAGCAGCATCGCGCCGCCGGGCACGTCGTGCCGGGCGATACCCTGGATGACTATCTTGCCGCCTTTGATGCTCACCTCGGCACGCCGGAGCAGGTTATCGCCTCGCTGCGTCAGGACACTACCCTGCCGCGCGTGACCGATATTTCGTTCCAGGTGCACTCTATCGATCCCCCGCATCAGCATATTTTGACCTCTATCGAGCTGCTGGCCACCGACGTCGCTCCGGCGCTGGGCTGGCGACCGGCCGTTACCGTACAGAACCTCAAGGAAACCGTATGA
- a CDS encoding ABC transporter ATP-binding protein: MSETTQPVLRVSNLSIAYRSGGEQKRVIHNVSFSVERGEVVALVGESGSGKTTTAQSIIGLLADNAVREAGQIWLNGVEITHWSQKRLDGIRGAAISLIPQDPGSSLNPVKTIGAQVEEILLLHEPLSRQQRRERVVALLKRVGLSHPEQRAQQYPHQLSGGMKQRVLIAIAIALKPALIIADEPTSALDVTVQKRILDLIDELRRESGTAVLFVTHDLAVAAARSDRILVFRHGEIREQGSAEAIVHSPQDAYTRQLFADAPALTGGSFAPTQQQQFSQPAVEIIGLNKYFSLGKGEGFQALKNVSFSVRRGTTHALVGESGSGKTTLARILLGFQQADSGRVVIDGIDASSLRGEALRQLRRKIQLVYQNPFASLDPSQTLYRVIEEPLLNYEPLSQQERRQRVEEAATRVALPLALLDRKPHELSGGQRQRVAIARALILRPQILVLDEATSALDVTIQAQILSLLLQLQQELGLSYLFISHDLATVRQLAHSVSVLRAGQQIDYGDTAGVFNRPASDYTRELIAAIPVLTRVKDTA; the protein is encoded by the coding sequence ATGAGCGAAACAACCCAGCCGGTGCTCAGGGTGAGCAATCTGAGCATCGCCTACCGCAGCGGCGGTGAGCAAAAACGCGTGATCCACAACGTGTCATTCAGCGTGGAGCGGGGCGAGGTGGTGGCGCTGGTCGGCGAGTCCGGCTCCGGTAAAACCACTACCGCGCAGTCGATTATCGGCCTGCTGGCGGATAACGCCGTGCGGGAGGCGGGGCAAATCTGGCTGAACGGCGTGGAGATCACCCACTGGTCGCAGAAGCGGCTGGACGGCATTCGCGGCGCCGCCATCAGCCTGATCCCGCAGGATCCAGGCAGCTCGCTGAACCCGGTAAAAACCATTGGCGCACAGGTGGAAGAGATCCTGCTGCTGCACGAACCGTTATCCCGCCAGCAGCGCCGCGAGCGCGTGGTGGCGCTGCTGAAGCGCGTCGGGCTGTCGCATCCCGAACAGCGCGCGCAGCAGTATCCGCACCAGCTTTCCGGCGGCATGAAGCAGCGGGTGCTGATTGCCATCGCCATTGCACTGAAACCGGCGCTGATTATCGCCGATGAACCCACCAGCGCGCTGGATGTCACCGTACAGAAACGCATTCTCGACCTGATTGACGAATTACGGCGTGAATCAGGTACTGCGGTGCTGTTCGTCACCCACGACCTGGCCGTGGCGGCAGCGCGTTCCGATCGCATTCTGGTCTTCCGCCACGGCGAGATCCGCGAGCAGGGCAGCGCGGAAGCGATTGTCCATTCGCCGCAGGATGCCTATACCCGCCAGCTGTTCGCCGATGCGCCCGCGCTGACCGGCGGCAGTTTCGCCCCGACTCAGCAGCAGCAGTTTTCCCAGCCGGCGGTAGAAATCATCGGCCTGAACAAATATTTCTCCCTCGGCAAGGGCGAAGGTTTCCAGGCGTTGAAAAATGTGTCGTTCAGCGTCCGGCGCGGCACCACCCATGCCCTGGTCGGCGAGTCCGGGTCGGGCAAAACCACCCTCGCCCGCATTCTGCTTGGCTTCCAGCAGGCGGACAGCGGCCGGGTGGTGATTGACGGCATTGATGCCTCCTCGCTGCGCGGGGAAGCCCTGCGCCAGCTGCGCCGTAAGATCCAGCTGGTGTATCAGAACCCGTTTGCCTCACTCGACCCGTCACAGACCCTGTACCGGGTGATTGAGGAACCGCTGCTGAACTACGAACCGCTCAGCCAGCAGGAACGCCGCCAGCGTGTAGAAGAAGCGGCGACCCGCGTGGCGCTGCCGCTGGCCCTGCTGGACCGCAAACCGCATGAGCTTTCCGGCGGCCAGCGCCAGCGCGTGGCGATTGCCCGTGCGCTGATCCTGCGCCCGCAGATCCTGGTGCTGGATGAAGCCACCTCGGCGCTGGATGTCACCATTCAGGCGCAGATCCTCAGCCTCCTGCTGCAGCTGCAGCAGGAGCTGGGCCTGAGCTACCTGTTTATTTCACACGACCTCGCCACGGTCCGGCAGCTGGCGCACAGCGTTTCCGTGCTGCGCGCCGGGCAGCAGATTGACTATGGCGATACCGCCGGGGTGTTTAACCGCCCCGCCAGCGACTACACCCGCGAACTGATTGCCGCCATACCCGTTTTGACTCGCGTAAAGGACACCGCATGA
- a CDS encoding ABC transporter permease: MSLADLNSTHKTRGLHWRNILPRQFRPGLVLAWLTIAIAILWALFPGWFTDWSATEGVAGAQRLAPQAGHWLGTDQLGRDLYARIVWGASHSLSGALVAVALGLTVGTLLGVIAGALGGRSESVVMRLVDVLLAIPGLLLSLSIIILLGFGTVNAAIAVGITSIANFARLARSEVVRVRHSEYVEAAYGSGGTFFAVLWRHILPNSLTPVLAFSALQFGSAILAISTLSFLGYGTPPPTPEWGLLIAEGRNYISTAWWLTTFPGIVVVLVVLAANRISHHYSGGRR; the protein is encoded by the coding sequence ATGAGCCTCGCCGATTTGAACAGCACACACAAAACGCGCGGCCTGCACTGGCGCAACATCCTGCCACGGCAGTTCCGTCCGGGGCTGGTGCTGGCCTGGCTGACGATCGCCATTGCCATTCTCTGGGCGCTGTTTCCCGGCTGGTTTACCGACTGGAGCGCCACCGAAGGCGTAGCGGGGGCGCAGCGCCTGGCACCGCAGGCCGGGCACTGGCTCGGCACCGACCAGCTGGGGCGCGATCTGTATGCGCGCATCGTCTGGGGCGCATCCCACTCGCTGAGCGGCGCGCTGGTTGCCGTGGCGCTCGGCCTGACGGTGGGTACGCTACTCGGCGTGATCGCGGGGGCACTGGGCGGGCGCAGCGAAAGCGTGGTGATGCGGCTGGTGGACGTGCTGCTGGCGATTCCCGGCCTGCTGCTCTCCCTGAGCATTATTATCCTGCTCGGCTTCGGCACCGTTAACGCCGCGATTGCGGTGGGGATCACCTCCATCGCCAACTTCGCCCGCCTCGCCCGCTCTGAGGTGGTTCGCGTGCGCCACTCCGAATACGTTGAGGCGGCTTACGGCAGCGGCGGCACCTTCTTCGCGGTGCTGTGGCGGCACATTTTACCCAACTCGCTGACGCCGGTGCTGGCGTTTTCCGCGCTGCAGTTCGGCAGCGCCATTCTGGCGATTTCCACGCTCAGCTTCCTCGGCTACGGTACCCCGCCGCCGACCCCGGAGTGGGGGCTGCTGATCGCCGAGGGGCGTAACTACATTTCTACCGCCTGGTGGCTGACCACCTTCCCGGGCATTGTCGTGGTGCTGGTGGTACTGGCCGCCAACCGCATCAGCCATCATTATTCAGGGGGCCGCCGATGA
- a CDS encoding ABC transporter permease, producing the protein MTGYFTQRLGQALLVLWVAFTVSFVLLQVLPGDAILIKFQNPDLGLSPAQIEEMRQSYGATTPLWQQYLHSLGNMLRGDFGFSVQAGVPVSELLAENFPATLRLALPGFVLATLLAVVIAFSSSLTGLRWLRNALQSLPSLFISIPTFWLGIALIQVFSFQLRWIPVINPGEWVGLILPVITLAVPISAPLAQILIRSIDQVQTQPFVAVARAKGASQRRVLWHHVARNALLPVLTIAGLLLGELIAGALITETVFGLSGLGQLTQQAVNNQDVAVLQAIVMISATGFVLINLLVDVFSPLLDPRLKHYQRAAS; encoded by the coding sequence ATGACGGGATATTTCACTCAGCGACTGGGGCAGGCTCTGCTGGTGCTGTGGGTGGCGTTTACCGTCTCCTTTGTACTGCTGCAGGTGCTGCCCGGCGATGCGATTCTGATTAAATTTCAGAACCCTGACTTAGGACTGAGCCCGGCGCAGATCGAAGAGATGCGCCAGTCTTACGGGGCCACCACGCCGCTGTGGCAGCAGTATCTGCATTCACTTGGCAATATGCTGCGCGGAGACTTTGGCTTCTCCGTGCAGGCCGGGGTCCCGGTCAGCGAGCTGCTGGCCGAAAACTTCCCGGCCACGCTGCGCCTGGCGCTGCCGGGCTTTGTGCTGGCCACGCTGCTGGCGGTGGTGATTGCCTTCAGCTCCAGCCTCACCGGGCTGCGCTGGCTGCGTAACGCGCTGCAGTCGCTGCCTTCCCTGTTTATCTCGATCCCCACCTTCTGGCTGGGGATTGCGCTGATTCAGGTCTTCTCCTTCCAGCTGCGCTGGATACCGGTGATCAACCCCGGCGAGTGGGTCGGTCTGATCCTGCCGGTGATCACTCTGGCGGTGCCGATCTCAGCGCCGCTGGCGCAGATCCTGATCCGCAGCATTGACCAGGTGCAGACCCAGCCGTTCGTTGCCGTCGCCCGCGCCAAGGGGGCCAGCCAGCGGCGGGTGCTGTGGCATCACGTGGCGCGAAATGCGCTGCTGCCGGTGCTGACCATCGCCGGTCTGCTGCTGGGTGAGCTGATTGCCGGGGCGCTGATCACCGAAACGGTGTTCGGCCTCAGCGGGCTGGGCCAGTTGACCCAGCAGGCGGTGAACAATCAGGACGTGGCGGTACTGCAGGCGATCGTGATGATTTCCGCTACCGGCTTCGTGCTGATCAATTTACTGGTCGACGTTTTCTCTCCGTTACTCGACCCGCGTCTTAAGCATTATCAGAGGGCGGCATCATGA
- a CDS encoding TIGR04028 family ABC transporter substrate-binding protein — protein MRTTFRLSALAGALALFSGVIAAQAADKAVQGGTLIYLEQQAHTNLYPPAGGFYPNGGILNQITDKLTWQNPKTLEVEPWIAESWSSNADKTEYTFKIRPGVTFSDGTPLDASAVAKNFDTYGLGNKAQRLPVSEVINNYDHSEVIDPLTVKFFFKKPSPGFLQGTATIGSGLVSLSTLARNFEALGDARHIIGSGPFVVSDEKLGREVDLKVRADYQWGPKNGTQQGRANLDAIKIIVTPEDSVRIGALLAGQAGAIRQVQAYDEKQAEQQNFPIYAAPTRGINDSLSFRPDNALVADVKVRKALLHATNSQQIVDTLFSPNYPVAKSVLASSAAGFVDLSKELKFDPALANTLLDEAGWKAGSDGIRQKDGQKLALTVYESLPQPQNKEVLQLVAQQWKQVGVSLAVKAGDAGSKTVDNLDPQKTPLSVTEVGRADPDVVKSQFYPTNRDGLLQKGGSSSLVKTFRDDKLNGILEGIAAETDAQKRLALTGDAQRYLVEQAYNIPIFEEPQVFASAPWLKGLTFEAVGRPSFYGVWLEKH, from the coding sequence ATGCGCACAACTTTCCGCCTCAGCGCCCTCGCCGGCGCCCTGGCGTTATTTTCCGGGGTGATTGCCGCACAGGCCGCCGATAAAGCCGTTCAGGGCGGCACGCTGATTTACCTTGAGCAGCAGGCACATACCAACCTTTATCCGCCTGCCGGTGGCTTTTATCCTAACGGCGGCATTCTGAATCAGATCACCGATAAGCTGACCTGGCAGAACCCGAAAACGCTGGAAGTCGAGCCGTGGATCGCGGAAAGCTGGAGCAGCAACGCCGATAAAACCGAGTACACCTTTAAAATCCGCCCGGGGGTGACGTTCTCCGACGGCACGCCGCTGGATGCCAGTGCGGTAGCGAAAAACTTCGATACCTACGGCCTGGGCAACAAAGCCCAGCGCCTGCCGGTGTCGGAAGTGATCAACAATTATGACCACAGTGAAGTCATCGACCCGCTGACGGTGAAGTTCTTCTTCAAAAAGCCGTCCCCGGGCTTCCTGCAGGGTACCGCGACGATCGGTTCCGGCCTGGTCTCCCTCAGCACGCTGGCACGCAATTTTGAGGCGCTGGGCGATGCCCGCCACATTATTGGCTCAGGTCCGTTTGTGGTCAGCGATGAGAAGCTGGGCCGCGAAGTGGATCTGAAAGTGCGCGCGGACTACCAGTGGGGACCGAAGAACGGTACACAGCAGGGCCGCGCTAACCTGGACGCGATCAAGATTATCGTTACCCCGGAAGACAGCGTGCGCATCGGTGCGCTGCTGGCGGGCCAGGCGGGCGCTATTCGCCAGGTGCAGGCTTACGATGAAAAGCAGGCCGAACAGCAGAACTTCCCGATTTACGCGGCACCAACCCGGGGCATCAACGACAGTCTGAGCTTCCGCCCGGATAACGCGCTGGTCGCCGATGTGAAGGTGCGTAAAGCCCTGCTGCACGCCACCAACAGCCAGCAGATTGTCGATACCCTGTTCTCGCCTAACTATCCGGTGGCGAAGTCCGTGCTGGCCAGCTCGGCGGCGGGCTTTGTTGACCTCAGCAAGGAGCTGAAGTTTGACCCGGCGCTGGCCAACACCCTGCTGGACGAGGCGGGCTGGAAAGCGGGCAGCGACGGCATCCGTCAGAAGGACGGCCAGAAGCTGGCGCTGACGGTGTATGAATCCCTGCCGCAGCCGCAGAATAAAGAGGTTCTGCAGCTGGTGGCGCAGCAGTGGAAACAGGTGGGCGTCTCGCTGGCGGTGAAGGCGGGTGACGCGGGCAGTAAAACCGTCGATAACCTCGATCCGCAGAAAACCCCGCTTTCCGTCACCGAAGTGGGTCGCGCCGATCCGGACGTGGTGAAAAGCCAGTTCTATCCCACCAACCGCGACGGCCTGCTGCAAAAAGGCGGCTCCAGCAGCCTGGTGAAAACCTTCCGCGACGACAAACTCAACGGCATTCTTGAAGGTATCGCGGCCGAAACCGATGCGCAAAAACGCCTGGCGCTGACCGGTGATGCCCAGCGTTATCTGGTCGAGCAGGCCTACAATATTCCTATCTTCGAAGAGCCGCAGGTGTTTGCCAGCGCGCCGTGGCTGAAGGGTCTGACCTTCGAAGCCGTGGGCCGCCCGAGCTTCTACGGCGTCTGGCTCGAAAAACACTGA
- a CDS encoding winged helix-turn-helix transcriptional regulator codes for MTENTPSSRSPCPVARSVDLIGDRWMLMILRDAFDGSRRFSEFQRGLGVARNILASRLKRLVEADLLRVQPASDGTAWQEYVLTDRGLATFPLIVALRQFGENQLFSTGEAHSELLETASGLTLSPLRILNQRGEEITPEMTRVQKLD; via the coding sequence ATGACGGAGAATACTCCCTCCAGCCGGTCGCCCTGCCCGGTGGCGCGCAGCGTGGACCTGATCGGCGATCGCTGGATGCTGATGATCCTGCGCGATGCCTTTGACGGCAGCCGGCGCTTCAGCGAGTTTCAGCGCGGTCTGGGCGTGGCGCGCAATATACTGGCCTCCCGCCTGAAGCGGCTGGTGGAAGCCGATCTGCTCAGGGTACAGCCCGCTTCGGACGGGACGGCATGGCAGGAATATGTGCTGACCGATCGCGGCCTGGCCACCTTCCCGCTGATCGTTGCGCTGCGGCAGTTTGGCGAAAATCAGCTGTTCAGCACAGGAGAAGCCCACTCCGAGCTGCTCGAAACCGCCAGCGGGCTGACGCTTTCCCCTCTGCGGATCCTTAACCAGCGGGGGGAAGAAATCACCCCGGAGATGACCCGGGTGCAGAAGCTCGACTGA
- a CDS encoding MFS transporter, with amino-acid sequence MEGEVSNVLPCHESPRRLPGWQVALFTAGTGFSVANVYYAQPLLDTLGTTYGLRSASLGTVIFATQLGCLLALLFVVPLGDRLNRRRLMRAQLLALIASLLLVAVAPSATMLMLAMLLTGLTGTAMTQGMIAYAAAAAPEETRGQTVGAVSAGVVVGLLLARVFAGTVSDVAGWRSVYLSSALMMTLLAAVLWGRLPDLASQKTDGGPAPLVSLWRLLHRHRQLQIRGVLALLMFASFAIFWSALVLLLTPPPWNLSHGQTGALGLVGAASALIASRAGRRVDRGLARSNTRFALLILLLSWLPLWLGEHSLPLLIIGIFLLDAGGQALHVTSQSLLLGGRNGDGSQLIAAYMLFYSAGSGLGALVSTQAFAHGGWPAVCLAGAITSLLALIFGLSTQSHEVKNG; translated from the coding sequence ATGGAGGGAGAAGTGAGCAACGTTTTGCCATGTCATGAATCGCCGCGCCGTTTACCCGGCTGGCAGGTTGCCCTGTTTACCGCCGGGACCGGCTTCAGCGTCGCCAACGTTTATTATGCCCAGCCGCTGCTGGATACCCTCGGCACCACCTACGGGCTGCGTTCCGCCTCGCTGGGAACGGTGATCTTTGCCACGCAGCTGGGCTGCCTGCTGGCGCTGCTGTTCGTGGTACCACTGGGCGACAGGCTGAACCGCCGTCGGCTGATGCGCGCTCAGCTGCTGGCGCTGATCGCTTCACTGCTACTGGTGGCGGTGGCCCCCTCTGCCACGATGCTGATGCTGGCGATGCTGCTGACCGGTCTGACCGGAACCGCGATGACCCAGGGCATGATCGCCTATGCGGCGGCAGCAGCGCCGGAGGAAACGCGCGGGCAGACGGTCGGTGCCGTTTCTGCCGGTGTGGTGGTGGGGCTGCTGCTGGCACGGGTGTTTGCCGGTACGGTGAGCGATGTCGCCGGCTGGCGCAGCGTGTATCTCTCCTCTGCGCTGATGATGACGCTGCTGGCGGCCGTACTCTGGGGACGATTGCCCGACCTCGCTTCACAGAAAACGGACGGCGGACCCGCACCGCTCGTTTCCCTGTGGCGGTTGCTGCACCGGCACCGGCAGCTGCAGATACGCGGCGTGCTGGCGTTGCTGATGTTTGCCAGCTTTGCGATTTTCTGGAGTGCACTGGTGCTGCTGTTAACCCCGCCGCCCTGGAATCTGAGCCACGGACAGACCGGCGCGCTGGGGCTGGTGGGCGCGGCGAGTGCGCTGATCGCCAGCCGGGCGGGCAGGCGAGTCGATCGCGGGCTGGCCCGCAGTAATACCCGATTTGCACTGCTGATACTGTTGCTGAGCTGGCTGCCGCTGTGGCTGGGTGAGCATTCGCTGCCGCTGTTGATTATCGGTATTTTTCTGCTGGATGCCGGCGGACAGGCGCTGCACGTGACCAGCCAGAGCCTGCTGCTGGGCGGCAGAAACGGTGACGGTTCGCAGCTGATCGCCGCCTATATGCTGTTTTACTCTGCGGGCAGCGGGCTGGGCGCGCTGGTTTCAACGCAGGCATTCGCTCACGGCGGCTGGCCGGCCGTTTGTCTTGCCGGGGCGATAACCAGCCTGCTGGCACTGATTTTTGGTTTATCGACACAATCACACGAGGTGAAAAATGGATGA
- a CDS encoding pyridoxal phosphate-dependent decarboxylase family protein, with the protein MDELALLAAADQRALHYTRSLPARRVFPDAKAIADLSLFKEALPDEGHPAEQTLALLDDVGSPATAASNGADYFGFVIGASLPVASAAERLMIAWDQCASGWDNSPVSATLERQAARWLLEILDLPRESAVGFGTSATACTLGCLATARRELLKRQGWDFDQEGLVGAPEIRVVVSALAHITVIKALRVLGFGLRHLIIAPVNDQGQVDVDRLPALDDRTILCLQAGEVNGGEFDNFAQLIPRAQAAGAWVHVDGAFGLWARASSLNALTDGVEQADSWTTDAHKWLNTPYDCAMAICRHAAALSATLRGDAVYSAAAEDAQKNLTLEFSRRPRGIPVWAALRTLGRKGVAEMVERHCRLARRVAEGLSSSGYRVLNRVVLNQVLFCADNEQQTRRIRDAVQASGETWFGATQWQGQAALRISVSSWRTQEDNIDRLLRLLDRLKQDDVVE; encoded by the coding sequence ATGGATGAACTTGCACTGCTGGCGGCGGCGGACCAACGCGCGCTTCACTACACGCGTTCGCTGCCTGCACGCCGGGTCTTTCCCGATGCAAAGGCGATTGCCGATCTCAGTCTGTTTAAGGAGGCTTTACCTGACGAGGGGCATCCCGCAGAACAGACGCTGGCCCTGCTCGATGATGTCGGGTCGCCTGCCACCGCGGCGTCTAACGGGGCCGACTATTTTGGTTTTGTTATCGGCGCTTCCCTGCCGGTGGCCAGCGCCGCCGAGCGGCTGATGATCGCCTGGGACCAGTGCGCATCCGGCTGGGATAACTCGCCGGTCTCCGCCACGCTGGAACGGCAGGCCGCGCGCTGGCTGCTGGAAATCCTCGACCTGCCCCGCGAAAGCGCGGTGGGATTTGGCACCAGCGCCACCGCCTGTACCCTGGGCTGCCTGGCGACCGCCCGACGCGAACTGCTAAAGCGGCAGGGCTGGGACTTTGACCAGGAAGGTCTGGTTGGTGCACCGGAGATCCGCGTGGTGGTGTCGGCGCTGGCGCATATCACGGTGATTAAGGCCCTGCGCGTGCTGGGATTCGGGCTTCGCCATCTGATAATCGCGCCGGTGAATGATCAAGGGCAGGTGGATGTCGACAGGCTGCCGGCGCTGGACGATCGTACCATCCTGTGTTTGCAGGCGGGCGAGGTAAACGGCGGGGAGTTTGACAACTTTGCTCAGCTGATACCCCGGGCGCAGGCCGCGGGGGCCTGGGTACACGTGGACGGCGCGTTCGGCCTGTGGGCACGGGCATCATCGCTTAACGCGCTGACTGACGGCGTGGAGCAGGCCGACAGCTGGACAACCGACGCCCATAAATGGCTGAACACCCCCTATGACTGCGCGATGGCGATCTGTCGTCACGCCGCAGCTCTTTCCGCCACCCTGCGCGGCGATGCGGTCTATTCGGCCGCGGCGGAGGACGCGCAGAAAAATCTGACGCTGGAATTTTCCCGTCGCCCGCGCGGAATTCCGGTGTGGGCCGCGCTGCGCACGCTGGGGAGGAAGGGCGTGGCGGAGATGGTTGAGCGGCACTGTCGGCTGGCCAGGCGGGTTGCGGAAGGGCTGTCTTCCTCCGGCTATCGGGTTTTAAATCGCGTGGTGCTGAATCAGGTGCTGTTTTGTGCTGACAATGAACAACAAACGCGGCGTATTCGCGATGCGGTGCAGGCATCCGGAGAAACCTGGTTTGGCGCGACGCAATGGCAGGGACAGGCCGCTTTGCGTATCAGCGTTTCTTCGTGGCGCACGCAGGAAGACAATATTGACCGGTTGCTGCGGCTGCTCGATCGTTTAAAGCAGGATGACGTCGTGGAATAA
- a CDS encoding H-NS family histone-like protein — protein sequence MSETLKVLNNIRTLRAQAREVSLVELEEMLEKLEAVVNERRESEAAIASEIKEKEEKLAKYRQMLLEDGIDLSELTAADTTAGKTRTKRAPRPAKYEYTDENGETKSWTGQGRTPAVIKQALDAGKSLDDFLIK from the coding sequence ATGAGTGAAACGCTGAAAGTATTAAATAACATTCGCACCCTTCGTGCCCAGGCTCGTGAAGTCTCTTTAGTTGAACTGGAAGAGATGCTGGAAAAACTTGAAGCGGTTGTGAACGAACGACGTGAATCAGAAGCCGCCATCGCTTCTGAGATTAAAGAGAAAGAAGAGAAGCTGGCTAAATACCGTCAGATGCTGCTGGAAGACGGGATTGATTTAAGCGAGCTGACCGCCGCTGATACCACCGCTGGCAAAACCCGCACCAAGCGTGCTCCTCGCCCGGCTAAGTATGAATATACTGATGAAAACGGCGAAACTAAATCCTGGACTGGCCAGGGCCGTACCCCGGCTGTGATCAAGCAGGCGCTGGATGCAGGTAAATCACTGGACGATTTCCTGATCAAGTGA